Proteins encoded within one genomic window of Episyrphus balteatus chromosome 1, idEpiBalt1.1, whole genome shotgun sequence:
- the LOC129906223 gene encoding uncharacterized protein LOC129906223 encodes MSLLKVNYYDHPEGQDAVGKIIALNRYAVSIGLAYSTIDVLMVSKPQGYLATLGRYAYNTGPLVGMASAFTLGCYAANNLRGVDDKWNYTIGGLMAGAVYGSWKRTVPGGIFMGVVFSLAGFLKKLSIEEGWEFFPERQTHELGSLHGVNHDYTLMAERPKNWTTGKD; translated from the exons ATGTCACTCCTTAAGGTTAACTACTACGACCATCCCGAAGGACAAGATGCAGTCGGAAAGATTATTGCTTTGAATAGATATGCAGTCAGCATAGGACTTGCCTATTCCACAATTGATGTTCTTATGGTATCGAAGCCTCAAGGATATCTCGCCACACTCGGCAGATACGCCTACAACACTGGACCCTTAGTTGGCATGGCTTCTGCATTTACATTAGGCTGTTATGCTGCCAATAACTTGCGTGGAGTCGACGACAA GTGGAACTACACAATCGGCGGTCTTATGGCTGGAGCTGTATACGGATCATGGAAGCGAACAGTTCCTGGAGGAATATTTATGGGAGTTGTTTTCT ctTTAGCtggattcttaaaaaaactttcaattgaAGAAGGTTGGGAATTCTTCCCAGAGCGACAAACTCACGAGTTGGGATCCCTTCACGGAGTCAACCACGATTACACTCTTATGGCTGAGAGGCCAAAGAACTGGACAACTGGCAAGGATTAA